A region of uncultured Carboxylicivirga sp. DNA encodes the following proteins:
- a CDS encoding YceI family protein, with product MKKLGLFTSIVTILSLSAFTISSSSVWTNDAPHSQLFFTVTHLGINDVSGTFDEFSVNVVSSKPDFSDAVFTLSAKTNSINTRVEARNNHLKSADFFDVEKYPELTFTSTEIKPAGKNLYKLTGDLTIHGVTKTVTVDLLYRGQTTNPMTSKLTTSFQISGSINRSDFEIGGKFPEAIISNEVRIIANGEFIQPDKQ from the coding sequence ATGAAAAAATTAGGTTTATTTACATCAATAGTAACAATATTAAGTCTTTCGGCTTTCACAATAAGCAGCTCATCTGTTTGGACAAACGATGCTCCACATTCTCAGCTATTCTTTACAGTCACTCACTTAGGAATTAACGATGTAAGCGGAACATTTGACGAATTTTCGGTAAACGTAGTATCTTCAAAACCAGATTTTAGCGATGCTGTTTTTACTCTTTCTGCCAAGACAAATTCAATTAATACACGGGTAGAAGCAAGAAACAATCATCTAAAAAGTGCAGACTTTTTTGATGTGGAAAAATATCCAGAGCTTACTTTTACCAGTACTGAAATAAAACCTGCAGGAAAGAACTTATATAAACTTACCGGAGACCTTACAATTCACGGAGTCACTAAAACAGTTACAGTAGATTTGTTGTACAGGGGACAAACCACAAATCCTATGACATCGAAATTAACTACTTCATTTCAAATTAGCGGATCTATAAATCGTTCAGATTTTGAAATTGGAGGAAAATTTCCGGAAGCAATCATTAGCAATGAAGTACGGATAATTGCAAATGGAGAATTTATTCAACCGGATAAACAATAA
- a CDS encoding acyltransferase → MPLNSALLKTKQHFEILDGLRGIAAIAVVIFHFMEFIYPDYHDNFIAHGYLAVDFFFCLSGFVIAYAYDNRVQKIGALSFLKLRLIRLHPMVALGAILGLCTFVFDPFSNLYNQYGDGNAILMFLSALLMVPYAVVHERYFNIFHLNPPTWSLFWEYLANIFYVFLLFKLKNKIMWLLAVIAAIILVFTSFHFKNIAVGWGGENFWGGGARIFYSFIAGMLVYRLKWIIKSNIGFIALSIILLLLFMIPFSDQVNWYLDSILVILIFPVLVAIGAGAKLSSRYNKSCKFFGDISYPLYIIHYPFLWLFLSYIETLHPSKQQMNIIMPIATVFLIALAYFIMKYVDTPLRKTLKNKVELKNQKLTKRVKVSSEIYQLD, encoded by the coding sequence ATGCCCCTAAATTCAGCCTTATTAAAAACCAAACAACATTTTGAAATCCTCGATGGTTTAAGAGGAATAGCAGCTATTGCGGTCGTAATTTTTCATTTCATGGAATTCATCTATCCAGACTATCATGATAATTTTATTGCTCACGGTTATCTGGCAGTTGATTTCTTCTTTTGTTTATCGGGCTTTGTTATTGCTTATGCCTATGACAATCGGGTTCAAAAAATTGGGGCACTATCATTTCTTAAATTGAGACTTATCCGGCTACATCCAATGGTCGCATTGGGTGCAATTTTAGGATTATGCACATTTGTTTTCGACCCCTTCAGTAACTTATATAATCAATATGGAGATGGTAATGCAATACTCATGTTTTTAAGTGCCCTCCTGATGGTGCCATATGCCGTTGTGCATGAACGATATTTCAATATTTTTCATCTTAACCCTCCAACCTGGTCATTATTTTGGGAATATCTGGCAAATATATTTTATGTATTTCTGCTTTTTAAACTAAAAAATAAGATAATGTGGCTACTTGCCGTAATTGCAGCAATCATTTTAGTTTTTACTTCATTCCATTTCAAAAACATTGCAGTTGGCTGGGGAGGTGAAAATTTTTGGGGTGGTGGTGCTCGTATTTTTTACTCCTTTATTGCAGGCATGCTGGTATACCGTTTAAAATGGATTATTAAATCTAACATAGGCTTTATCGCTCTATCAATCATTTTATTACTTCTGTTTATGATACCTTTTTCAGATCAGGTTAATTGGTATCTTGATTCAATTTTAGTTATTCTGATATTCCCTGTTCTTGTAGCAATAGGAGCTGGTGCCAAACTTTCCTCCAGATATAATAAAAGTTGCAAGTTTTTTGGAGATATTTCATATCCGTTATATATCATTCATTATCCATTTCTTTGGTTATTCTTGAGCTATATTGAAACTCTTCATCCATCAAAACAACAAATGAATATAATTATGCCGATTGCAACTGTTTTTCTAATTGCTTTGGCCTATTTTATTATGAAATACGTGGATACACCATTGCGAAAAACACTTAAAAATAAGGTGGAATTGAAAAATCAAAAGCTAACAAAGAGAGTTAAAGTCTCATCAGAGATATATCAACTTGATTAA
- a CDS encoding DUF2867 domain-containing protein: MSKKVLEENLELTKTERNWLTRIDFADTFSTTNHTNNLKEITNLVFNTTPQWIKALFTIRNKMVEIIGIKTKIPEDYNEDFKVGGYVKFFKIYSISENKVVLGADDSHLNFRAIIKNDHTEKYNIKVTTLVEYNNSTGRMYMKIIKPFHRQVVKRLVANACNKK; this comes from the coding sequence ATGAGTAAAAAAGTCTTGGAAGAAAACCTGGAATTAACCAAAACTGAAAGAAACTGGTTAACCAGAATAGATTTTGCAGATACTTTTTCAACCACTAATCATACGAATAATTTAAAGGAAATTACAAATCTCGTATTTAATACCACCCCACAATGGATAAAAGCATTGTTTACCATTCGAAATAAAATGGTTGAAATAATTGGAATTAAAACCAAAATACCGGAAGATTATAATGAAGACTTCAAAGTAGGTGGTTATGTGAAATTTTTTAAAATATATTCTATATCCGAAAATAAGGTTGTACTTGGTGCTGATGATTCGCATCTTAACTTTCGGGCAATTATAAAAAATGACCATACCGAAAAGTATAACATCAAAGTAACAACATTGGTCGAATACAATAACTCAACCGGTAGAATGTATATGAAAATCATAAAGCCTTTTCACAGGCAAGTTGTTAAAAGATTAGTTGCCAATGCCTGTAATAAAAAATAA
- a CDS encoding serine hydrolase domain-containing protein, whose translation MKKKTSIWIIRFLLFLGTAISLFYVPWPIVIAWLTPMPQTIQEQVDKAKDYGFDGIIVCVNKTGNHSEFYTSGYKNRENQTPADPNSLFKIASVDKLYTALAITKLVSDGQLSLDQNLAHYFPGLKDRIENSDQITIRMMVQHRSGIPNYTATFNYWAHPKTNDQERLDLVLDLPANFEPDTDYEYCNTNYLLLSMLIEKTSGESKFHYLKENILDPLNLKNTYGSILDVDMDDVMSGYYVGYEYDLKTDDNDAMLATAEDLAKFIRALNDGSVFKNKEEQEIYSSIYKYEHTGLMPGYQTIARYYKDIDVVVIQFTNTVNFNGYNWSMSEIMYNRIVKMIRKNMNK comes from the coding sequence ATGAAAAAAAAGACTTCAATTTGGATTATTAGATTTTTATTATTTCTGGGAACCGCTATCTCTTTGTTTTATGTACCATGGCCTATTGTAATAGCATGGTTAACACCTATGCCACAAACTATACAGGAACAAGTTGATAAAGCAAAAGATTACGGATTTGACGGTATTATTGTATGCGTGAATAAAACAGGAAACCATTCCGAATTTTATACTTCAGGTTACAAAAACAGAGAAAACCAGACTCCGGCTGACCCGAACTCATTATTTAAAATTGCCAGTGTTGATAAGCTTTATACAGCTTTGGCTATAACTAAATTAGTTTCTGACGGTCAATTATCATTAGACCAAAATCTTGCACATTATTTTCCTGGCCTAAAAGATAGAATTGAAAATTCGGACCAAATCACCATTCGAATGATGGTTCAGCATCGCAGCGGAATACCCAATTATACTGCGACATTTAATTATTGGGCCCATCCCAAAACAAACGATCAGGAGCGTTTAGACCTAGTACTTGATTTACCCGCTAATTTCGAACCTGATACAGATTATGAATATTGTAACACCAATTACCTTTTATTGTCAATGCTAATCGAAAAAACCAGTGGCGAAAGCAAATTTCATTACCTAAAAGAGAATATTCTAGATCCTCTGAATCTTAAAAACACTTACGGTTCCATTCTTGATGTGGATATGGATGATGTTATGAGCGGCTATTATGTGGGTTATGAATACGACTTAAAAACTGACGACAATGATGCCATGCTTGCTACGGCTGAAGATTTAGCTAAGTTTATCCGGGCTCTTAATGATGGCTCTGTCTTTAAAAATAAAGAAGAACAGGAAATATATTCCTCAATATACAAATATGAACATACTGGACTAATGCCGGGATATCAAACCATCGCAAGGTATTATAAAGATATAGATGTAGTTGTCATTCAATTTACAAACACTGTGAACTTTAATGGATACAACTGGAGCATGTCGGAAATAATGTATAATAGAATTGTAAAAATGATTAGAAAAAACATGAATAAATAA
- a CDS encoding ester cyclase, translated as MKKLNLILIAIALLGTLTTNAQSKKEIADAKKQLNEILAGYKLTEDYLQKFDTLDFVVYSNQEWERLHESHAENILVYYPDGSTTVGLEDHIAALKPMFVFAPDTKINVHPIRFGAGQYTAVTGYIEGTFSDPMPLPDGSSIKPTGKSFRLPMATIGLWKDGVMYEEHLFWDNQAFMKQIGLAN; from the coding sequence ATGAAAAAATTAAATTTGATTCTAATAGCAATAGCACTATTAGGCACATTAACTACAAATGCACAGTCAAAAAAAGAAATAGCTGATGCAAAAAAACAACTTAATGAAATCTTAGCAGGTTACAAGTTGACTGAAGACTATCTTCAAAAATTCGACACTTTGGATTTTGTAGTATACAGCAACCAGGAATGGGAAAGGTTACACGAAAGCCATGCTGAAAATATTCTTGTTTACTATCCGGATGGAAGCACAACTGTTGGTTTAGAAGATCATATTGCAGCTTTAAAACCTATGTTTGTTTTTGCTCCTGATACCAAGATTAATGTTCACCCCATTCGTTTCGGTGCAGGACAGTATACAGCTGTTACTGGTTATATTGAAGGGACATTTTCAGACCCTATGCCCCTTCCAGATGGAAGTTCAATTAAACCAACAGGAAAATCATTCAGATTGCCTATGGCAACAATTGGATTATGGAAAGACGGAGTAATGTATGAAGAACATCTCTTCTGGGATAATCAAGCCTTTATGAAACAAATTGGACTGGCTAACTAA
- a CDS encoding SPFH domain-containing protein, whose protein sequence is MGLFSKIRGEFVDIIEWLDDSNTTMVYRFDRYQNEIKNGAKLTVREGQVAVFINEGQLADVFQPGMYELTTANLPILSTLKGWKYGFNSPFKAEVYFVNTRNITAQKWGTKNAITISDTRFGMLEIRSFGTYVIRVKDAPVFIKEIVGTDGHFTTEEIAEQLKSMIVTRFTDAAAEAEIPVEAFARNLNELSEYVHKVIGPEFEQYGIEVTKFLVENVSMPEEIKKEIFELSRLNAIDLNKLAQMKAAKAMEKAAENESGTAGAGMGMGMGFAMANQMGQTFGGGQQQQQSQSTPPPVPPAFTFFAVINGQQAGPFDMNTLKQMVMQNQLTKDVLVWREGMANWTAAGQLPELNSIFGSVPPPIPGQ, encoded by the coding sequence ATGGGCTTATTTAGCAAAATACGAGGTGAATTTGTCGACATAATTGAATGGCTCGATGATTCAAACACCACAATGGTATATCGTTTTGATCGCTACCAGAACGAAATTAAAAACGGAGCAAAACTAACTGTCCGAGAGGGACAAGTAGCTGTATTTATCAACGAAGGTCAGTTAGCCGATGTATTTCAACCCGGAATGTATGAACTGACAACGGCCAACTTACCAATACTTTCCACTTTAAAAGGCTGGAAATACGGCTTTAACAGTCCTTTCAAAGCTGAAGTTTACTTTGTTAATACACGAAATATTACAGCTCAGAAATGGGGTACCAAAAATGCAATTACCATTAGTGATACTCGTTTTGGCATGCTCGAAATTCGTTCATTCGGTACCTATGTGATACGTGTAAAAGATGCTCCAGTTTTTATCAAGGAAATTGTTGGAACAGATGGACATTTTACAACCGAAGAAATTGCCGAACAACTGAAAAGTATGATTGTGACGCGCTTTACCGATGCAGCTGCCGAAGCTGAAATACCCGTTGAAGCATTTGCCCGCAATTTAAATGAATTATCAGAGTATGTTCATAAAGTTATCGGCCCAGAGTTTGAACAATACGGTATTGAAGTCACCAAGTTTTTGGTTGAGAATGTATCAATGCCGGAAGAAATTAAGAAAGAAATATTTGAGTTAAGTCGATTAAATGCGATTGATTTAAATAAACTGGCTCAGATGAAAGCAGCCAAAGCCATGGAAAAGGCAGCCGAAAACGAAAGTGGAACAGCCGGAGCCGGAATGGGTATGGGTATGGGCTTTGCCATGGCCAACCAAATGGGGCAAACCTTTGGCGGTGGACAACAGCAGCAGCAATCACAGTCAACGCCTCCTCCGGTGCCTCCTGCTTTCACTTTCTTTGCAGTTATCAATGGTCAGCAAGCCGGTCCGTTTGATATGAATACATTAAAACAGATGGTGATGCAAAACCAACTTACAAAGGATGTATTGGTTTGGCGCGAAGGTATGGCAAACTGGACAGCCGCAGGTCAACTACCTGAGCTAAATAGTATTTTCGGAAGTGTTCCACCACCAATACCTGGCCAATAA
- a CDS encoding thiol-activated cytolysin family protein, which yields MRIRRIFRCEKLFLLALLVTACSTDDVINEVENNEINEVLESLKEFNQPDESGEVEVGMSDPMRDDDDQSLECVTTTYSMATGFDEMVALDPSTDVIFPGAILKGETIPTGAYEPIISDRNAVTLSASLTNISGSPVVTVNNPTLSSVREGIKTILDQEVTGGTAARVSFEISNVYSEEQLNIAIGANYRVANKSVSGSFDFSNSTYSNRFVVKFIQTYYTIDVDPPANPGDFFAKAPDASVFGSTCPVYVGTVAYGRMVIYTVETNRTQTEIDAAFRATINSADGEVETNYENIITESKINAVIIGGSAADAVGVIEGPQGIYKYISQGGNYDRNNPGAPIAYKLRYLKKGTPVARVVLQSEYPIRNCDVAYQKYFASINAIEVKDFDAGFVNSWDTYGKIKIEYFDGNQSLGSKEWSVSRDNAIKLNENSRYTINGKNFTVADLYKLDTENVYARITADIYRKDLVNDNHLGGIDEKIYVSNINVGSGERSRTMQDKGKVKIYFTLKEVAY from the coding sequence ATGAGAATTAGAAGGATTTTTAGATGTGAAAAATTGTTTTTATTGGCATTGTTGGTAACTGCTTGTTCGACCGATGATGTAATAAACGAGGTAGAGAATAATGAAATTAATGAAGTGTTGGAAAGCCTGAAAGAATTCAATCAACCGGATGAGAGTGGTGAAGTTGAAGTGGGTATGTCTGACCCGATGCGAGATGATGATGATCAGTCATTGGAGTGTGTTACCACTACCTATTCAATGGCTACAGGATTTGATGAGATGGTGGCTTTGGACCCTTCAACCGATGTTATTTTTCCGGGTGCTATTTTAAAAGGTGAGACTATACCAACGGGTGCTTATGAACCTATCATTTCTGATCGTAATGCTGTAACATTATCAGCATCGCTCACCAACATCAGTGGTAGTCCGGTAGTCACTGTAAATAATCCTACCTTGTCGTCAGTGCGTGAGGGAATTAAAACGATTCTTGATCAGGAGGTAACTGGCGGAACGGCAGCCCGGGTTAGTTTTGAAATAAGTAATGTTTACTCTGAGGAGCAGTTAAATATAGCAATAGGCGCTAATTACAGGGTTGCTAATAAATCAGTTTCGGGTTCATTTGATTTTAGCAATTCTACTTATTCAAACCGTTTCGTGGTTAAATTTATTCAAACCTATTATACAATTGATGTGGATCCTCCTGCAAATCCTGGTGACTTTTTTGCGAAAGCTCCGGATGCAAGTGTATTTGGCAGTACATGTCCGGTTTATGTGGGAACAGTAGCATACGGTCGCATGGTTATTTATACGGTAGAAACAAACCGAACACAGACCGAAATTGATGCAGCTTTCAGAGCAACTATTAATTCGGCTGATGGGGAAGTAGAGACTAACTACGAAAACATCATCACAGAATCAAAGATTAATGCTGTTATTATTGGTGGGTCGGCTGCTGATGCTGTGGGTGTAATAGAAGGCCCACAGGGAATTTACAAGTACATTAGTCAGGGAGGAAATTACGATAGAAATAACCCAGGAGCCCCAATCGCTTACAAATTACGATATCTGAAAAAAGGTACTCCTGTTGCCCGGGTTGTTTTGCAGTCAGAATATCCGATTCGCAATTGCGATGTGGCATATCAAAAGTATTTTGCATCCATTAATGCAATAGAAGTAAAGGATTTCGATGCTGGATTTGTCAATTCATGGGATACTTATGGAAAGATCAAAATTGAATATTTTGATGGCAATCAATCATTGGGAAGTAAAGAATGGTCGGTAAGTCGTGACAATGCAATCAAACTCAATGAAAATAGCAGGTATACCATCAATGGAAAGAATTTTACAGTTGCTGATTTGTACAAGCTTGATACCGAAAATGTTTATGCGCGAATAACAGCAGATATTTACCGGAAAGATTTGGTAAATGACAATCACCTTGGTGGTATTGATGAGAAAATATATGTCAGCAATATTAATGTGGGTAGTGGTGAACGTAGCAGAACCATGCAGGATAAAGGAAAAGTAAAGATTTACTTTACATTGAAAGAAGTAGCTTATTAA